ACACAAGATCAAAACTGGAATGTCAGGAACATTACAAGAAGTATTACATAGAAAATGTTCAGTATAAGGAATTGAAGCTTTTACCTGAGACTGAACAATCTTTGTTTCCGAAACCTTTGATACCTTATTTATACAGTACAGAGACATGCACCAACCCACCAAGGAACAACAATGCTGACCAGCATTTGGCAGGTTACAATGCCTACCGGTCAGAGTTTGAACTCAGCTATGATCACAATgcagaaagtatttttaatatagaaGACAGTTACtctgatgaagatgatgaggaagaagaagaatgtaTGAACTCACTGAAGGTGTCTCTGGTCAGTTCCTTAAACACTAGACTAAAAGAGAGACGCAGGAGATACAAGATCATTCAGAACCATGGTCTAATAATGCCAAATAAATTGATATCATGGTTACAGAAGTATGACTCCACACTCACCAGGCAGAAATGTGAGAGGTTACTATCATTTATGCAGTTCATGACAGGTATGCAATTTGACACATTCATGGAGTCCATCAGTTTAGAACATGAGCTAATGCAGAGATTATCAAGACTGTCAGAGTACCGTCGGAACGGAATCAAGACTCTGTATGCTGCCAAGTTGTACAAGCAGTTGAAGAAAGAAAACGATTTAGTTGTTAAGGAACAGAAACATGCTACAAATGTGATGTCTAAGAAGTACGATAGCCAGTCACCTGTGAAGAATGCACTCTTGTTTGGGAAGAACAATCAGTTACTTAAGTATAAGAGGACGTCAATGCCACTGGAGATAGTTGACCTGCCAGGGTTCAACAGGCTCACAGAAGCAGAGAAGGTTCTATGTTCTAACTTAAGACTGGTGCCAGAGAACTACTTAGAAATTAAGCAGCAACTGATCACTCAGAACAGTAAAATGGGCTTCCTCCGTTTGCTAGATGCAAGGAGGATAGTGAAAATAGATGTGAACAAAACTAGGAAGATCTATGATTACTTGTTGTATGAAGGGTTTATATCTAAGCCACAGTAATAAATAAGCTAAATTTTTGtacaaagttgtattttttcattgtttaaatATCAAGCTCATCATCAACTATCATCAGAATCTCCTACTAAAACAAATTAGTTCAGTAGTAGCATCACATTCAAACACATACAAAACCCAAAATGAAAATtgaattcgtatttattatacttactttGAAGCCAAACTTCTGGTACAGGAATATGGCTGAATTCGTTGGTGATACATGTAGTGTTACATCCTGTCCTGTACAAGTCTGTGAAGAAAAAAgcacatataatattataatagctACACGcttatatactagcttccacaagcggtttcactcgccttctgtgggaactacttcgctcATTATTATCCATGTAAgactgacagtttttttttattattggacCGTAAATTGGGTCATCACATTTTCAATGTCTTCATAGTGTGTGCACCAGAATCGCTGACACTCATATTGCctcaaaatacatatagagggttgctacctaattgctaccagctgtCATTAGTTGCTACCCTGATGCACACTACAAAGTAATACCTACCTGTAACAAGTGGTACAGCATGAAGGTTGCAATCTTAGCGTTCCTCCACTCCGGCCGAGTCAGCACGAAGGAGATGTAAGCCTCGTTGTGTCGCACATCAGGCACCAGGAACGCGAAACCTATCACCAGCTTCTTGTATGTTACCACGCAGCTGAATTCAGGATACTGTAGGGCTTCTGTCACTGTTGGAGGCAAAGAGTTTATGAAGAAATGGCAGGGAATAGCTATGACCATCGTTTCTTGTCAGTACAAAAGGTCCTACTTTTTAACCAACTACGACCTCCCAAACAGAGGACTTTTTTAATTTGGATGTTTTAAGAATAGTGCAGTTAGTTTCCGACTTATCATGGCTGCAAAGGAGTTTTTGGTATAAAAACGACAGCTTGAATTTATTAGGACATGAAATATTgaccagataaaaagtaaaagaacGCGCTTTTGCGTTTAAATAATGGCGAGCCTTTGAAGTGCTGCAGAAATTTTGTAACCCCAGTTTAAACCTTTTAAAGTCCCTTcatgttggtattttttttttcgagaaaTTAGTGTTATAGAATGAGAGTGAGGTATGGATTACTGGATGGTATGGATTAGTATGGGATACTTACTATCGATCCCAGGCCAGAAGAACTGTGCACAGAGATTGTTGACGGCGGCGATGTGCTGCGGCCGCACGTACGAGTAGTCTATGGTCGCGCGGGGAGGAGGCTCGTAGTCCTTTATATGTCTACAAAGTACATTATGCattcgattttttatttaaaaccgcAAGCTATTCACATAGACTAAAtagtattaaaactaaatataggtacataacatgaggaagtttttttaacaaatcgCCTGCTTCAACAGGTTTAAGGAGATAAGTATAATCAGTGCCAATATGGCTGAAGAACATAATGTACTCATCAAACGAAATTATTTCAGAATAATAAATCTATGCTCCAGGGCTGCAAATCTTATTTCCTTCAATCACCTGTTAGTCTTCCTTAGAAGCTCGTCAGTCAACTTCAACCACGTTGGGGCGGAGTCCCCGTCACGTCGTATATAGGGCTTCAGCGTGGCGCCCGAGTGTAGCGAGCGGAACGGTGTCGCCTCTATGTTGGATAGCAACAGAGTACCATAGTTGGTACTTGCTATAGTGCCACAGAGGTTGTCTATAAGGtactgaaataacaaaaaaatatgtaaataactccttttaatattataaattctagACAACAGTTGTTTTGTTGCAGGTAAACTGAGGTATTTGGAATTTGATATAACATCCGGTTGGATTGGTTTAACTCTTGATCATT
The window above is part of the Helicoverpa armigera isolate CAAS_96S chromosome 3, ASM3070526v1, whole genome shotgun sequence genome. Proteins encoded here:
- the Ada2a gene encoding transcriptional adapter 2A, whose translation is MSNDITLQSKCDSCGEIAHEPFIECVECDTNLCTACFASGQEVGSHKNDHKYAVRRNDFPLFDNCNWSAKEECKLLSALSTYGYGNWEEISKSVHTRSKLECQEHYKKYYIENVQYKELKLLPETEQSLFPKPLIPYLYSTETCTNPPRNNNADQHLAGYNAYRSEFELSYDHNAESIFNIEDSYSDEDDEEEEECMNSLKVSLVSSLNTRLKERRRRYKIIQNHGLIMPNKLISWLQKYDSTLTRQKCERLLSFMQFMTGMQFDTFMESISLEHELMQRLSRLSEYRRNGIKTLYAAKLYKQLKKENDLVVKEQKHATNVMSKKYDSQSPVKNALLFGKNNQLLKYKRTSMPLEIVDLPGFNRLTEAEKVLCSNLRLVPENYLEIKQQLITQNSKMGFLRLLDARRIVKIDVNKTRKIYDYLLYEGFISKPQ